The Anopheles cruzii unplaced genomic scaffold, idAnoCruzAS_RS32_06 scaffold00592_ctg1, whole genome shotgun sequence genome includes the window TCCGGTAACTTTGTGGCGTGCGGCGGTCTGGACAACATCTGCTCGATCTACAACCTGAAGACGCGCGAGGGCAACGTGCGCGTGTCCCGTGAGCTGCCCGGCCACACCGGCTACCTGTCGTGCTGCCGGTTTCTGGACGACAACCAGATCGTGACCAGCTCGGGCGACATGTCGTGCGGGTTGTGGGACATCGAGACGGGCCAGCAGTGCACCTCGTTCCTGGGGCACACCGGCGACGTGATGGCGCTCTCGCTGTCGCCCCAGTGCCGGGTGTTCGTGTCCGGGGCGTGTGACGCCTCGGCGAAGCTGTGGGACATCCGCGAGGGCCAGTGCAAGCAGACATTCCCGGGCCACGAGAGCGACATCAACGCGGTCACCTTCTTCCCGAACGGGCACGCCTTCGCGACCGGTTCCGACGACGCCACCTGCCGGCTGTTCGACATCCGGGCCGACCAGGAGCTAGCGATGTACTCGCACGACAACATCATCTGCGGCATCACGTCGGTCGCGTTCTCCAAGTCCGGCCGACTGTTGCTGGCCGGCTACGACGACTTCAACTGCAACGTCTGGGACACGCTGAAGGCAGAACGGGCCGGCATCCTGGCCGGCCACGACAATCGGGTGTCCTGCTTAGGCGTCACGGAGAACGGTATGGCCGTGGCGACCGGTTCCTGGGACTCCTTCCTGCGCGTCTGGAACTAAACGCCTGATAGGGGAAACTAAAACATACTAGTGCCTCGCGCACCCAACCAACAATTGCGCGACGCAATGCACCAACCAAAAATGAGGAAGGAACAGGGCGGGAAGTGGTCGAGCCGAGAGTAAAGTGTGAGGTTTCGAGAATTAGTGTCCGCTGGTTTGTGCCGGCCGACCAGACCCCGCACACCGTAGCTGTCCAGCGTAGGAGCCACAGTTCCGCtagggaaacaaacaaattgcaaaCCGGAACGAACACAAGGTTCATTTTTGTTCACCTTCTGTTAAATCAAACCAAGCACGAGGGACTCCTGGTGCCGTTGCTCACTTCAACCAACTTCACATTCGCAAGAACACGTTGGTTTGATATGCGTACGCGAAACAATTTCGTTCGTGCAAATGTATGTGTTTGCGTATGTGTGACTGATTGTATGCATGTGTGCgcccaacgtgtgtgtgtgtttgtgtctgttgTGTGTACTGCCGTAGTAAGCAGGCAGCTGCGGCTGGTGTCGTTCGGACTTGGCACCAACCACTGTtc containing:
- the LOC128276132 gene encoding guanine nucleotide-binding protein subunit beta-1, encoding HLAKIYAMHWGSDSRNLVSASQDGKLIVWDSHTTNKVHAIPLRSSWVMTCAYAPSGNFVACGGLDNICSIYNLKTREGNVRVSRELPGHTGYLSCCRFLDDNQIVTSSGDMSCGLWDIETGQQCTSFLGHTGDVMALSLSPQCRVFVSGACDASAKLWDIREGQCKQTFPGHESDINAVTFFPNGHAFATGSDDATCRLFDIRADQELAMYSHDNIICGITSVAFSKSGRLLLAGYDDFNCNVWDTLKAERAGILAGHDNRVSCLGVTENGMAVATGSWDSFLRVWN